In the Pan paniscus chromosome 19, NHGRI_mPanPan1-v2.0_pri, whole genome shotgun sequence genome, ATTGGCTGTAAGGATGTGAGAAGGGAGGTGACCAAGTTAAGTAGAAATAGAGCTGGTTTGAAGTGGCTGATGATGGGTTCACTTTGAAATGGCccagtgctgtggctcacatctgtaatcccagcactttggaagctgaggcagtccaggagtttgagatcagcctgggcagcatagtgagaccccatctctacaaaagataaacatttgctgtgtgtggtggcatgcccctgtggtccctgctatttgggaggttgaggcagaaggatcgtttgagccagggaggttgaggctgaagtgagcagtgactgtgccactgcattcctgcctgggtgacagagcgagaacctgtctttaaaaaaacaaaagagagagaacgTTGCATTGGCGATGCCTGAGGCCTTGGAATGGGACTGTGAAGCAGGCAGGTGCCTGAGGGCCCAGAACAGATCGCTGGGAGGTCTAGTTGGAGACACACTGTTGTACATCTGCATGTGGCTGTTATTTCAAGCTGTGGGAATGGATGACATCACCAGTAAGGAGATGACAGAGGACTCTGCCTTATGGAACTCCAGAAATCCAAGGTCAAATGGAGGTGTCAGCAAAATTGACAAAGGAGATACAGCCAAAGGCAGAAAGGAAACAGAAGAGTGCGGTGGTGGCCACGTGGCTGTTTCCAGAGAGAGGTGCTTAATGTTGCCTCATCTTGGCTCACTTTATCTTTCAACTCCACCTCCTTATGCTTCTCTTTCCCTCAAGGTGCCTACATTTAGTACCTCATCCCACTCAGGAAGGGTGGGTACTGGCTGACTTGTCATGGCTTTAGAAAGCAGTACAAGGGGCCTCGGGAGGGCCCTTGGTTTCAAACTCCGGAGGGTGCCTTATGCTCAGAACACAGTGAACGGGGCCTCCCAGAGTTGCGCAGTGCAGGCCTGTCCCCTTCTTGACAGGTCACCTCTGAAGAGCTATGAACAACTCAGTTAATCAGGATAAGCAGTCATCGattctttccttccatcttcGAGGGAGGTAGGAGGATTGAGAGGAAAGGGAAGCCATTACCTTTTACTTCTTTGACAACTTAAGTTCTACTTTGAAAACCCCCAGGACTGCACAGcactcatttcttctttctactcTTTTGATCCCCGTTTTTGTTTCCTCCTGATCTTTGCCATTCTTCTCAACCAACAGAATGACCAGAGTTGTGGGGCGGCTGCCACACTCCCTGATGGGACCTCACACGTGTCCTGTACTTTCTCTTTCCTTGTATTTCAGAAGTCCAGTTTGACCTTCCAAAGGAAAACTTGATAAGTTTTGGAAATTCCTTCTAAgtccatcttttatttatttatttttttggagacagggtctcaccttgttgcccaggcttgagtgtagtggcatgatcatgggtcactgcagcctcgacctcctgggctccaatgatcctcctacctcagcctcccaagtagctgcaactacaggtgtgcaccatgacgcctggctaattgtttcttttttgtagaggtgaggtttcactgtgttgcccaagctggcctggCCTAACTCCCTGTTTTAATATGCACTTCAAAGGATGGCCTAGATGGCTTCTCACTTGGCCTTCTCTTTAGGAAAGGGCACTGGTGTCCTGCAGGAAGAGACGAAACTCTGCAGCTGGTTTAAACACCTGCCAGCATCCATCGTCGAGTTCCAGCCAACACTCCGAACCCTTGCACATCCCATCAGTCAGGAATACCTGAAAGACACGCTGCAGAAATGGATCCACATGTAAGTAGCCAGAAAGAGCTTCCCTGCAGCTGGCAGGAGCCACCCATGCAGCCTTGTATGGGGCATTACAAGGCATGTGCAGAAAGCCTGTCCTGGATGGCGTGCTGCCCATCAGCCAGCCGCTCACTCTGTGACCCATTGCCACCTTTGAGGTCATTCAGCACCCGCTGTGGGAGAACCAAGAAGGAATTTGTCTTTCAAAAGGTTATGTGGGAGTTTTAAATTCTCTTTATGTGAGAGTTCTACAACTCCTGTTTTTACTTAATGCATTGTTTTTTTAAGCCATTCCACAGGGTCCAGACTTGCGTATATCCTCGGGGAAGCAAGGGTAGGCCTGGTGTGGGCAACAGACTGCATGCCCCAACCCAGCCAAAACGCTCTGTGTTGCTACAGATCTATCAACACTGAGACACATAGATATTTATCTACTGGAACTCAGATAAGAGATTGTCAAATGGGATTCTGATGTTTTTCTTAATAAAGATGTGAACACCATGCCTCTGATGGAGCCCAAAGAACATGATTCTGTTGCAGGTGTAATGAAGACATTAAAAATGGGATCACCAACCTGCTCATGTACGTGAAGAGCATGAAGGGTCTCGCGGGAATCCGGGACGCCATGTGGGAGTTACTTACCAATGAGTCCACCAATCACAGCTGGGATGTGCTATGTCGGCGGCTTCTGGAGAAGCCGCTCTTGTTCTGGGAAGATATGATGCAGCAACTGTTCCTTGACCGATTACAGGTGAGCTGGACAGTCACATGGTCTACCTGTTTTATGGCCAATCCTAGTGGTATTTTGACTGTCTTGGGAGACTTCTGTCACTTCCCAAGTATATTCTTTTCCTGCTTAGTAACAGATCCAGAGTCTAGAGCTGAAAATACACCAGGCCTCTGTCACTTGATCGGGAATGGGCCCATGTTCATCAATAATGGCTTTATTCTCTGCCAACACCATGCCATCTTTCGGAAGATGGTGAACCTTCTGAATGCTAGGATAAATTACCATTTGGTACTTTTGTTTTGAAACGTCCTTAAAGGAACTGTGATTAGAActcttctctcattctcttttagaCTCTGACAAAAGAAGGCTTTGACTCCATCTCCAGTAGCTCCAAGGAGCTCTTGGTTTCAGCTTTGCAGGAACTTGAAAGCAGCACCAGCAACTCCCCTTCAAATAAGCACATCCACTTTGAGTACAACATGTCGCTCTTCCTCTGGTCTGAGAGTCCTAATGACCTGCCTTCCGATGCGGCCTGGGTCAGCGTGGCAAACCGGGGTCAGTTTGCCAGTAGCGGCCTCTCCATGAAAGCACAAGCCATCAGCCCTTGTGTACAGAACTTCTGTTCTGCCCTGGATTCTAAGCTGAAGGTTAAACTAGATGACCTCCTGGCTTACCTCCCCTCTGATGACTCATCACTGCCCAAGGACGTTTCTCCCACACAGGCCAAGAGTTCTGCCTTTGACAGATACGCAGATGCGGGGACCGTGCAGGAGATGCTGCGGACTCAGTCCGTGGCATGCATCAAGCACATCGTGGACTGCATCCGGGCAGAGCTACAGAGCATTGAAGAAGGTGTGCAAGGGCAACAGGATGCCCTCAACAGTGCCAAGCTGCACTCAGTTCTTTTCATGGCCAGACTCTGCCAGTCCCTGGGAGAGCTGTGCCCCCATCTGAAGCAGTGCATCCTGGGAAAATCAGAGAGCTCAGAGAAACCAGCAAGGGAGTTTAGGGCTCTGAGAAAACAGGGAAAGGTGAAAACTCAGGAAATCATTCCTACACAGGCCAAGTGGCAAGAGGTTAAAGAAGTACTCCTCCAGCAGAGCGTGATGGGCTACCAGGTCTGGAGCAGTGCAGTTGTGAAAGTGAGTGATGTAATTTCTTATCCCTGTCTTGTCTCACTTCTGTCATATTCCAGTCTTGCCAACCTCAATCAGTTCCTTCAGCAGTAAAGGCAAAACAATTCTGATTTCATACGGTTAACTTTATCTCTGCCAGAAAGTTCAGTAAAAacttttttggccgggcgcggtggctcatgcctgtaatcccagcactttgggaggccaagatgggcagatcgcgaggtcaggagatcgagaccttcctggctaacatggtgaaaccccgtctctactaaaaaaatacaaaaaattagccgggtatggtggtgggcgcctgtagtcccagctactcggaaggctgaggcaggagaatggtgtgaacccgggaggcagagcttgcagtgagccgagatcgcaccactgcactctagcctgggcaacagggcgagactccgtctcaaaaaaactttttcattcatttttagctTAGATTCAGTAGACAGAAAAGCTGCATTTTTTCCTTGCATCAGATGAGAATGAAAGACTTTCTGCCTGGATTTCCTCTCTTTAACCTAAATATCATATTCCCAGTAGCCTCCACTTGTACCTTAAGAGGTGgtatttgggccaggcatggcggctcatgcctataatcctagcactttgggaggctgagatggttggattgtgtgaacccaggaattcaagaccagcctgggcaacatgatgaaaccccctatctacaaaaagtacagaaattattcggatgtgatggtgcacgcctgtagtcccagttacttgggaagctgaggcaagagcattgcctgagcctaggaggtcgaggctgcagtgagctgtgattgtgccactgcaatcagCCTGGGagaagagcaagaccctgtctcaaaaaaaagaagtggtatTTGACATTTATAGGGTAGTTAGCAACAAAATTCCCATGGCTGATATCATTGATAATTAGCCAAAAGAGGACTGATACCATCACTGTACCTACAACTTCAGCAGCTTGAGCTGTTCTCAGGATTACACAGATTGTTTTAAAGAAACTCTACAGAGGATCTGAGTGGCTTGTATGGATATCTGCCTTTTATTACCAGGTTTTGATTCATGGATTCACCCAGTCATTACTTCTAGATGATGCTGGCTCAGTTCTGGCCACAGCCACCAGCTGGGATGAACTAGAAATTCAGGAGGAGGCAGAGTCTGGCAGCAGTGTCACATCCAAGATCCGACTCCCTGCACAGGTGAGCAGGGACCACGGGCTGAAAAAGGGAATAAACTGCTCcgtggaaaagaagaaagattttagaAAATCATTCAACATACAACTTCTGAGGAATAGCTGAAAGTAACATCTGTAACTTTCTACTGTGGGGGCATAGTAGATGTAGGGCTAAGTAAATGGCAGACTGTTCAAGAAGTCAGTTAACCATTCTTTCCTTTTGTAGCATAGGCTCTGTGCTAATTAGGGAACCACTTACTTGCCGTGAAAGCAGCATAAAACACAGGCACCTCTTCTAGGTCAGCCTCAGACCGTGGAGGCAGTAACAGCAAATTGCACTTAACCAGGGGCCTTGTGTCTGCTGAATAGTCTGCCTGTAAGAAGCGTTGCTGAGAGGGGTCAAAGTCCTGGCACATAGGCCTTGTAAGATTAAGTGGATTCACTTTCACTGTGTGTCATTTAATTGGTGCAAGTTGGCAATGTgacatttctttgttcttttagccGTCCTGGTATGTACAGTCCTTCCTGTTTAGTTTATGCCAGGAAATTAATCGGGTTGGAGGCCAGGCCTTGCCAAAGGTGACATTACAGGAGATGCTGAAAAGCTGTATGGTTCAAGTAGTAGCTGCCTATGAGAAACTCTCCGAAGAAAAACAGATTAAGGTAGGTGTCTGAATGTTTGcccattaaaaacacaaattaaacaaaagaaaaccttaGCATTGTCTTGGGTTTGAGCAGTTCACATCAAAGACTCAAACTGTTAAGGATCACCCAGCCCAGGCATCGGGTCCTGTAAAAATGCTCTATCTTAGGAGTAGCACCCAGCGCTGTGAGTTTACTTACACTCATTCTAAAGGGTCAGCAGATCTTCGCTAAGAAGGCAGCTCAGCACGGATGGAAACACCAagacccagaactttgggaggctgaggtgggaggatggcttcagcttGGGAGTtcacggctgcagtgagcagctatcatctcaccactgcactccagcctgggcgacaaagcaagaccctgtctcttaaaaagacaaaacaaaaaaatcaaaaaacaatgaaaaggatCAGAGCTTCAAAATAAAAGACCTGGCTTCTAACCTCAGTGCTGCCACTTGTTCACTGGGAGCTCCGGGCAAATCATTAACCTCTGTTTCCTTAGGGCCAAATGTGATCCTGTAGATAAACCGCTCAGtggtttcctcacttgtaaaaggCAGACAGCCCCCGGCCCCAGCCACAGCACACCTACCTCAGGGGTGACTGTGGGGAGTTAGAGAACAGTTGCCTGCCACAAAGTGTGACACACAGAGGTGCTTACTTACGGGGAGTTCTTGTCTCCCAACCCTTCACACTGCTTTCACTGTCAGGAAGCGTTCTGCCCTTGGTATATAATCCCATTTcattagtaactttttttttttttttttttttttttgagacagagtctcactctgtcactcaggctggagtgcagtggcaccatctcggctcactgcaacctcaacctcccaggctcaggagattctcccacctcagcctcccgaatagttgggaccacaaggcatgcgccagcacacctaatttttgttattttttgtagagacaagttttgcgattttgcccaggctggtctcaaactcctgggttcaagcaaatcgcttgtttcggcctcccaaagtgctgggactacgggcaggagccatcgcgcctggccagtaACAGTTTTTAAGAAGGAACATGGTCAGGTGcgatggctgacacctgtaatcccagtactttgggaggccaaggcgggtggatcacttgaggccaggagttcgagaccagccttgaccaacatggtgaaaccccatctctactaaaaatacaaaaattagctgggtgtggtggcatacatctgtagtcccagctactcaggagggtgaggcaggagaatcgcttgaacctgggaggtggaggttgcagtgagcccagattgtgtcactgcactccagcctgggcaacaaggcgagactctatctcaaaacaaacaaacaaaca is a window encoding:
- the COG1 gene encoding conserved oligomeric Golgi complex subunit 1 isoform X3, whose translation is MATAATSPSLKRLDLRDPAALFETHGAEEIRGLERRVRAEIEHKKEELRQMVGERYRDLIEAADTIGQMRRCAVGLVDAVKATDQYCARLRQAGSAAPRPPRAQQPQQPSQEKFYSMAAQIKLLLEIPEKIWSSMEASQCLHATQLYLLCCHLHSLLQLDSSSSRYSPVLSRFPILIRQVAAASHFRSTILHESKMLLKCQAVSDQAVAEALCSIMLLEESSPRQALTDFLLARKATIQKLLNQPHHGAGIKAQICSLVELLATTLKQAHALFYTLPEGLLPDPALPCGLLFSTLETITGQHPAGKGTGVLQEETKLCSWFKHLPASIVEFQPTLRTLAHPISQEYLKDTLQKWIHMCNEDIKNGITNLLMYVKSMKGLAGIRDAMWELLTNESTNHSWDVLCRRLLEKPLLFWEDMMQQLFLDRLQTLTKEGFDSISSSSKELLVSALQELESSTSNSPSNKHIHFEYNMSLFLWSESPNDLPSDAAWVSVANRGQFASSGLSMKAQAISPCVQNFCSALDSKLKVKLDDLLAYLPSDDSSLPKDVSPTQAKSSAFDRYADAGTVQEMLRTQSVACIKHIVDCIRAELQSIEEGVQGQQDALNSAKLHSVLFMARLCQSLGELCPHLKQCILGKSESSEKPAREFRALRKQGKVKTQEIIPTQAKWQEVKEVLLQQSVMGYQVWSSAVVKVLIHGFTQSLLLDDAGSVLATATSWDELEIQEEAESGSSVTSKIRLPAQPSWYVQSFLFSLCQEINRVGGQALPKVTLQEMLKSCMVQVVAAYEKLSEEKQIKGQQIFAKKAAQHGWKHQDPELWEAEVGGWLQLGSSRLQ
- the COG1 gene encoding conserved oligomeric Golgi complex subunit 1 isoform X2; translated protein: MATAATSPSLKRLDLRDPAALFETHGAEEIRGLERRVRAEIEHKKEELRQMVGERYRDLIEAADTIGQMRRCAVGLVDAVKATDQYCARLRQAGSAAPRPPRAQQPQQPSQEKFYSMAAQIKLLLEIPEKIWSSMEASQCLHATQLYLLCCHLHSLLQLDSSSSRYSPVLSRFPILIRQVAAASHFRSTILHESKMLLKCQAVSDQAVAEALCSIMLLEESSPRQALTDFLLARKATIQKLLNQPHHGAGIKAQICSLVELLATTLKQAHALFYTLPEGLLPDPALPCGLLFSTLETITGQHPAGKGTGVLQEETKLCSWFKHLPASIVEFQPTLRTLAHPISQEYLKDTLQKWIHMCNEDIKNGITNLLMYVKSMKGLAGIRDAMWELLTNESTNHSWDVLCRRLLEKPLLFWEDMMQQLFLDRLQTLTKEGFDSISSSSKELLVSALQELESSTSNSPSNKHIHFEYNMSLFLWSESPNDLPSDAAWVSVANRGQFASSGLSMKAQAISPCVQNFCSALDSKLKVKLDDLLAYLPSDDSSLPKDVSPTQAKSSAFDRYADAGTVQEMLRTQSVACIKHIVDCIRAELQSIEEGVQGQQDALNSAKLHSVLFMARLCQSLGELCPHLKQCILGKSESSEKPAREFRALRKQGKVKTQEIIPTQAKWQEVKEVLLQQSVMGYQVWSSAVVKVLIHGFTQSLLLDDAGSVLATATSWDELEIQEEAESGSSVTSKIRLPAQPSWYVQSFLFSLCQEINRVGGQALPKVTLQEMLKSCMVQVVAAYEKLSEEKQIKKEGAFPVTQNRALQLLYDLRYLNIVLTAKGDEVKSGRSKPDSRIEKVTDHLEALIDPFDLDVFTPHLNSNLHRLVQRTSVLFGLVTGTENQLAPRSSTFNSQEPHNILPLASSQIRFGLLPLSMTSTRKAKSTRNIETKAQYDANC